From Pararge aegeria chromosome 9, ilParAegt1.1, whole genome shotgun sequence, the proteins below share one genomic window:
- the LOC120626451 gene encoding sphingomyelin phosphodiesterase 1-like — MKVFFAALLILGSSFASRLINSECNVSCIFALILCAKKRLPLNCLNSDNKFASFLDELYKLFQTVAKSERSQEDLKTLQDVFQIYRSASNTIRRQDQRGRESLTCLICRSGIAAFFDLVLKGATDDTVIKSAEVMCRSLGFLKPESCRGVLELNVPIFTHIIKTTPEATPRTFCALVLQKDDDPNYCTIQDPRFNWTVNLPERHDITNVKVSNSRPSPLTIALITDVHIDPLYEPNGVADCDEPTCCRKGQISRTQTDVDKDTEEFITEDYISKFDEEKLLDLDIAKAVKYRKRRTREKRDTSPAGFWGDYRNCDTPYWAYDDVIKRIASAHRNVDVVYYMGDSIDHHVWETTYDLIKEINSYTIDVMRQEFGDNVTIIPTIGNHESQPTNQFAPITVKGDKLNTTWLYDSLARKWDFYLTEEAKASVRKLGAFSILIRPGLRAISVNTNVAYKLNWWLVYDPSDAKKHLDWLVEQLHEAELAGEKVHILAHIPPGVDDLTHTWTREYNRIVNRFSATIAAEFNGHTHSDEFKIFYSTEDGSPINVAWGAGSASTYTNYNLNYKIATFAPTTFEPLNIANYIYNLTEANLSPGNRPRWFQLYDVKNSFGLSDISAKSMDKLVKGMVTDKSFLLAMYSAFFSKLSDSQPYCDDECKIDKVCNTVITVLWEREKCEELRRLFFS, encoded by the exons atgaaagtgttttttGCCGCCTTGTTAATATTGGGCTCAAGTTTTGCATCGCGTCTTATAAATTCTG AATGCAATGTTAGCTGCATTTTTGCGCTgatcctttgcgcaaaaaaAAGACTCCCTCTGAATTGTCTTAATTCAGACAATAAGTTTGCATCTTTTTTAGATGAGCTATACAAATTGTTTCAAACGGTGGCAAAAAGTGAAAGATCGCAAGAAGATTTGAAGACACTTCAAGATGTTTTCCAAATCTACAGGTCTGCTTCCAATACAATACGAAGGCAGGATCAAAGAGGCAGAGAA AGTCTTACCTGCCTAATATGCCGAAGCGGCATCGCAGCGTTCTTCGATCTGGTTCTTAAAGGAGCAACTGATGACACAGTTATTAAATCTGCGGAAGTAATGTGCAGGTCTCTGGGATTCTTGAAGCCTGAATCTTGCCGTGGTGTTCTCGAATTAAATGTC CCGATATTTACCCACATCATTAAGACAACACCCGAAGCTACACCGAGGACATTTTGCGCACTAGTTTTACAAAAGGACGATGACCCTAATTACTGTACGATCCAGGACCCCAGATTTAATTGGACAGTTAATTTACCGGAACGTCATGACATCACAAACGTTAAG gttTCCAATTCGAGGCCAAGTCCGCTTACAATAGCTCTTATCACAGATGTGCATATAGATCCACTTTACGAGCCAAATGGAGTGGCCGATTGTGACGAACCAACTTGCTGTAGGAAAGGACAAATATCACGCACGCAAACAGATGTAGATAAAGATACAGAGGAATTTATAACTGAAGATTATATATCAAAATTTGATGAAGAGAAACTACTCGATTTGGACATTGCCAAGGCAGTAAAGTATAGAAAGAGAAGGACAAGAGAAAAACGAGATACTTCGCCGGCAGGGTTCTGGGGTGATTATCGAAATTGCGATACACCATATTGGGCCTATGATGACGTTATTAAGAGAATTGCTTCTGCCCACAGG AACGTAGATGTTGTTTACTACATGGGAGACAGCATCGACCATCACGTGTGGGAGACCACGTAcgatttaataaaagaaataaactctTACACAATCGACGTAATGCGACAGGAATTCGGGGACAATGTTACTATCATACCAACAATTGGAAACCATGAATCTCAACCTACAAATCA GTTCGCACCTATTACCGTCAAAGGAGACAAACTGAACACCACCTGGCTGTACGACAGCTTGGCGAGGAAATGGGACTTTTACTTGACCGAGGAAGCAAAAGCCTCTGTACGTAAATTGGGTGCCTTCTCAATACTAATCCGACCTGGTCTGCGAGCCATCTCAGTCAATACCAACGTTGCATACAAACTCAATTG GTGGCTTGTCTATGATCCATCAGACGCCAAGAAGCATTTAGATTGGTTGGTCGAACAACTGCACGAAGCTGAGTTAGCGGGTGAGAAGGTACACATATTGGCTCATATACCTCCAGGGGTGGACGACCTTACGCACACGTGGACTCGAGAGTACAACAGGATAGTTAATCG ATTCTCTGCAACGATAGCTGCCGAGTTTAACGGACATACGCATTCTGACGAGTTTAAGATATTCTACAGCACAGAAGACGGATCACCTATTAACGTGGCCTGGGGAGCCGGTAGTGCCTCCACATACACAAACTACAATCTCAACTATAAGATAGCTACCTTTGCTCCGACCACTTTC GAGCCGCTCAACATCGCGAACTACATATACAATCTCACGGAAGCGAACCTCAGCCCGGGCAATCGTCCACGTTGGTTCCAACTGTACGACGTAAAGAACTCTTTCGGTCTTTCCGACATATCTGCTAAATCTATGGATAAGTTGGTGAAAGGAATGGTGACCGACAAGTCGTTCTTGTTAGCAATGTATTCTGCGTTCTTCTCAAAACTGAGTGATTCTCAGCCTTATTGTGACGATGAGTGTAAAATTGACAAGGTTTGCAATACTGTTATTACGGTGCTGTGGGAACGAGAGAAGTGTGAAGAACTGCGACGATTATTCTTTTCATAG